aagagaatagctattccgtgggaataactattcccttaaataatatacaaccaaacaaaagaatagctattccgtaggaatagttattcctttccatgggtctaatccgcaaaccaaacgaggcctaataGAATAAAGACAAGAGAATTTTatgtaagaaagagaaagaaagagagagaggaagagagaaagcggAAGCTTATAATAGACTACATTGTGCTTCTTTATTACttaattgtttacaatacagaggtccctatttatagggtgtaaagtaaatacaaatatggtaatcaaattctCATCAAATATAGTAATTAAATCCCCATAATTTGATTACAACACACCATCAATgtagaatattacaatatcaatcaaatatggaatatatggaaagtatattatactttccatatattctagcCCTTCATATCTTCTAACAGGTTTCAAATGATTGGTTTCTCCGAACAATCATCTGTGTGTCTCTACTGCACAATACCTTATCTAATTTTTGTTGTTCTGTAGGTTCCTAATGCAACAAACAGTCTATGTGGTTACAAGATAGTGACCGGCCAACCATCAGATAGGCTTGGGGAGGATTTCTCAGAGCTTTATAAGGACTTCACTgaaaggcaattgattattttttatttcattttttccatatatatatatataattttttttttaatgaaaaattgatTCTTCATATTGTTATGTATTGACAAATTCCTGTTTTACAAAGTTCAAATTTGGTGCATAAACTTTAAAAGTTGTAATAAAATCACAGTTAAGTACTTCCGGCCATCGGTCTCACTaatagaaagcaatgattttttatttatttatttattttatatgttaatttcttatgTGGCAGCTGATGTTGCTAAATGAAGTGCACTAAAAAATTTAGATGGTTGCCTCACTGAAGAAAAGCAATGATGTTACAACCCTTTGTTCATATGATATTTTGTGGCATTTTACTTATATTTATTaagggaaaattacattttagccccccaaactaccaagcGTTTTGCAAGTAGCCCCACGAACTATCAATGTTTAGACTCTAGCCCCCTAAAGCaccaaaacgtttcaaaaagttcaattttgtcgaaatatgtctataatacccttgccatgtgtcatttttcaattaaaaaaatactcaaaataaatttacaaataataatactaaaaaaaaaaaaaaacaattttaatgggtgtttggggggtggccggcGCCACCGTGAGCCACCTCCCTAGGGCcggggtattataggcatatttcaacaaaatgggtatttttgaaacgttttggtagtttggaaagCCAGAGTCCAAGCGTTGGTAATTCGTGGAGTTACTTGCAAAACGCCTGGCAGTTTGggaggctaaattgtaattttctcatttattaattaaaactaaaagaaacttttatctctttctctctttgtttATCTCTCCCTTCTTTAACCCAAAATTGCTTTATTAACACTTTCCATCATGTCCTACTTAAAAGAcctgattttgatttttaaaatcatttgaGAACTTGATTGCAACTTACTTCAATGACCAAATTGGAATTTCATGTATTTTCGAAAATCCCAAAAGAAATGTTTGtccttattttgttcttttctttggagGGTTTATTGTGTGTTACGCGTGGGGGGACATAAAATTTCTGAACTGAAGgccctttccttttttatttttattttctgttctctGTTCTTTGGAGATTGTAATGTATCGTTGCGGCCTAATATGGGGTTTAATGTTTCAGCAATCTGATAAAATCATTAACTGGTTTTGGATTTCTACAATTTTGCTGAAGAAATTAGGGAACCAAATTTATCTGTCATAAGATTGATTCAATGAGCATTTTATATAATTGGTTACTTAAGGCTTCCAAAAATTTCTGAACTGTTAGTTACTACTTAAGCCTTGATTCACATTTAAATTTGGAGCAAGGTTGGAAGAGCGATACCTGTATTTCTGGTGGGCAGTATAATATATGGTTTACTTTTACAGTTGGAACTTTTTCTGTGTATAATTTTCTTACAATTGATTTTGCAGGTTGAGTAATGTTGAGGAGTTAACTAGGGCTACCATGAAGAAATTAACTCAAGGAATGGCTGAGCACAACAAAGCTATGGCAGCTGCTAAATCTGATGAAGCAAAGAATAGCATTGTGAGTTTGTTCTCAGGAGATCCTGGTCATGGTGGAGCTTTTCTGTCACCATTTATCTtacatatttttcatataatgtGCAGAAAACTCAAAAGCAGAATACAACCACTGGGTTGCGGACGTGTAATAACATTTTGGCAATGACAAAGGTACAAAGGAACAAAGATtttgtgtctatatatatggtcgtttatttatttactgTAAAAACTGATATTTTCTATATCCAGCCATTACATTCAAAAACACCCTCGTTTATTGGAGATAAAAGTGTCAACCTATCTTGGAAAGAAGCAACAAAACCTTCTGTTCCCACCACCGCAGCTACAACTGGGTAAGAGAGATCTTCCTGTTTTCTTCTTCCCCCACGGccccacttctctctctctctctctctctctcaatcaaaTTGTGTTTTAATGCATTTTGGTTGCTCCTTTCGATATATGGTTTCTAGCTTTCACAATCTCCGGCTATGTCTGTTGGATGATACATTTTTTTCCCATGGTTGTGGCAATAGTGAAGGGTGATTCACAGCATTAGAGTTCCATTCACGCACTTCCTCTTACACTAGCATTACTTTTCTGCAAGATTTCATGCTAATAAAATGGGAACTTTATCGTGGACACGATTATATCTTGTGTGAATTGTGTGCAGAGGGAAACGACCTGCTACTACTGCTAATGGATCCGGCAACGTGCCAGCTAAAAAGGGCCGTGGAGCTGGTGGTTTGCAAAACCAACTGGTTAATAGAGCATTGGAAGATTTGTCTCATGGTGGGAGAAGTGGGACTAGAGGCAGAGGGAGAGGGTGGGGTGGACGTGGAAGAGGAAGAGGCTACCGGTAGCCTAGGGGTGTGCCCAGAGTAAGAAATTTGGATTTCAGAAAGTCGGTATGGACCAGAAGTATACAACTAGAagccatttatttattaaagttcTCTGCTGGAGCTAGTTTTGATTCATAGAGGAAGAAACTGATGAGTTTCTAGATTTATTTGTTGTCTAACACTAGGAATCATTTCGAATTTAACTGATGAAAGCAGCAGCCGGGATTGATTTAAGGAATCTTTGCATGCCTTTTACTCTGTGTATGCATGCGTGTGTATCTTATTGACAGTTAACTTGCACCCAGAGGAATCATTTTATAATTCTGACGATTTGTAGAATGTAATATGTTTGGTTGAATGAGAACTTGAGAAAGCTGCTACCCTTTAGATGATTGTCATTAACTGTGAAAGGTATTTGCAAGCTAGCTTTAAATC
This DNA window, taken from Alnus glutinosa chromosome 5, dhAlnGlut1.1, whole genome shotgun sequence, encodes the following:
- the LOC133868936 gene encoding LOW QUALITY PROTEIN: apoptosis inhibitor 5-like protein API5 (The sequence of the model RefSeq protein was modified relative to this genomic sequence to represent the inferred CDS: deleted 1 base in 1 codon; substituted 1 base at 1 genomic stop codon) produces the protein MERVTASLTALFKHIGSVDEPSTDEIIREKVLSFIRDKVLDADHIDRGGASSSKFLTYLNKHIIPVFDKLPEERKLDLLKALAEISPYTTPQDSRQILPNVVQLLKKYMPRKKTGEETNFTYVECLLYTFHHXLAHKVPNATNSLCGYKIVTGQPSDRLGEDFSELYKDFTERLSNVEELTRATMKKLTQGMAEHNKAMAAAKSDEAKNSIKTQKQNTTTGLRTCNNILAMTKPLHSKTPSFIGDKSVNLSWKEATKPSVPTTAATTGGKRPATTANGSGNVPAKKGRGAGGLQNQLVNRALEDLSHGGRSGTRGRGRGWGGRGRGRGYR